From the Flavimarina sp. Hel_I_48 genome, one window contains:
- a CDS encoding peptidylprolyl isomerase has translation MSQVKAEDTVQVHYTGKLENGQVFDSSVDRDPLEVKLGQGQLIPGFEKGLIDMKVKEKKTVTIPHSEAYGEVRQDLFQEIPKSELPSEITPEKGMGLVAKNPDGTERQLRVAQVKKDSIIIDANHPLAGQDLIFDLEVLDIK, from the coding sequence ATGAGTCAAGTAAAAGCTGAAGATACTGTACAAGTACATTATACTGGTAAGCTAGAGAATGGTCAGGTATTTGACAGTTCCGTAGATCGTGATCCTTTAGAAGTAAAATTAGGTCAGGGACAATTGATCCCCGGTTTTGAAAAGGGACTGATCGATATGAAAGTCAAAGAAAAAAAGACGGTCACCATTCCACATAGCGAAGCTTATGGTGAAGTACGACAGGATCTATTTCAGGAAATTCCGAAAAGCGAATTACCTTCTGAAATAACCCCTGAAAAAGGAATGGGTCTTGTTGCTAAAAACCCTGATGGTACAGAACGCCAGTTGCGTGTGGCACAAGTCAAAAAAGATTCTATTATAATCGATGCAAACCATCCACTTGCAGGTCAGGATCTAATTTTTGATCTTGAAGTACTCGATATAAAATAA
- a CDS encoding Fur family transcriptional regulator, translating to MSEIEQFLKEKKVRPTAMRQLIYKYMTQKQVAVALTDIENAFATADRTTLYRTVKTFEDKGIVHQIEDGTGISKYALCDAGCTLEDHHDLHLHFHCSTCDETTCLTEYKIPQISLPPGYSAHDMNLVVQGICDKCS from the coding sequence ATGAGTGAAATAGAACAATTCCTAAAGGAAAAAAAGGTGCGTCCCACGGCAATGCGTCAGCTTATTTATAAGTATATGACGCAAAAACAAGTAGCGGTCGCGCTGACCGATATAGAAAATGCATTTGCTACAGCAGATCGTACAACCTTGTATCGCACTGTAAAAACCTTTGAGGATAAGGGCATTGTACACCAGATAGAAGATGGCACCGGAATTTCAAAATATGCGCTTTGCGATGCGGGTTGTACCCTTGAAGACCACCATGACCTGCACTTGCATTTTCATTGCAGTACCTGTGATGAGACCACCTGCCTCACCGAATATAAAATTCCGCAGATCAGCCTTCCCCCGGGATATAGCGCCCATGACATGAATCTCGTCGTTCAGGGCATTTGTGACAAATGCAGTTGA
- the nhaD gene encoding sodium:proton antiporter NhaD encodes MYIILIAVFILGYVCIALEHNLKIDKAAAAILTGVVCWVLLIIGNETLLPAQEAAGGEGGILSFLDESLLEHVGEISEILFFLLAAMTIVELMDAHRGFEVVTDKITTTSRVKLLWIICSITFFFSAALDNLTTAIVMAALLRKLLKEREDQWFFGGMVILAANAGGAWSPIGDVTTIMLWIGGQITALNIITVVVLPSLFCLLVPLIVLTFKMKGSIDRPEEPLSLNEQHVDVNTFEQRVVFWLGVSGLLFVPVFKGLTHLPPFMGMLFSLGVLWVVTELMHKNKEQHKKRALSVTGVIRKVDSPSILFFLGILLAVASLQTAGILSDLAQVLDDTFQNIYLVNIFIGLLSSIVDNVPLVAGAMGMYSLETYPQDSTFWELLAYCAGTGGSVLIIGSAAGVAIMGLLKIEFMWYVKNISWIALIGYFAGVGVLYLIG; translated from the coding sequence ATGTATATAATACTGATTGCTGTTTTCATACTGGGTTATGTCTGTATTGCGCTAGAGCATAACTTAAAAATAGATAAGGCAGCTGCCGCAATCCTTACTGGTGTTGTCTGCTGGGTCTTGTTGATTATTGGTAATGAGACTTTACTTCCGGCTCAGGAGGCCGCCGGTGGAGAAGGAGGGATCCTTTCATTTTTAGATGAGAGCTTACTGGAGCATGTAGGTGAAATTTCAGAAATCCTCTTCTTTTTGCTTGCTGCAATGACTATAGTAGAACTTATGGATGCCCATCGTGGTTTTGAAGTGGTTACAGATAAGATTACAACCACAAGCCGTGTTAAACTGTTATGGATCATCTGTAGCATTACCTTTTTCTTTTCCGCAGCACTGGATAACCTGACTACTGCTATCGTTATGGCGGCTCTTCTAAGGAAACTATTGAAAGAGCGCGAAGATCAATGGTTTTTTGGAGGGATGGTAATTCTTGCGGCAAACGCGGGCGGCGCCTGGTCTCCCATAGGGGATGTTACGACTATTATGTTGTGGATAGGTGGGCAAATCACCGCCCTTAATATAATAACTGTAGTCGTTTTACCAAGTTTATTCTGTTTGCTCGTTCCCTTAATTGTTCTAACTTTTAAAATGAAAGGCTCAATAGATCGTCCTGAAGAGCCTCTATCTTTGAACGAGCAACATGTGGATGTGAATACTTTTGAACAGCGTGTTGTTTTTTGGTTAGGGGTAAGCGGACTTTTATTCGTCCCTGTTTTCAAGGGACTTACACATTTACCGCCCTTTATGGGAATGCTTTTTAGTTTAGGTGTTCTTTGGGTTGTTACCGAACTGATGCACAAAAACAAAGAACAGCATAAAAAGCGTGCGCTTTCTGTTACAGGGGTAATCCGTAAGGTTGATTCGCCCAGTATACTCTTTTTCCTAGGTATTTTACTTGCTGTAGCGAGTTTACAGACCGCGGGTATTCTTTCTGATCTTGCTCAAGTGCTCGACGATACTTTTCAAAATATCTACCTGGTCAATATATTTATCGGTTTGTTATCTTCTATAGTTGATAATGTGCCGCTAGTCGCAGGAGCTATGGGAATGTATTCTCTAGAAACGTATCCTCAGGATTCTACTTTCTGGGAATTGCTGGCCTATTGTGCCGGTACGGGCGGAAGTGTACTTATCATAGGTTCTGCCGCTGGGGTAGCTATTATGGGATTGCTGAAAATCGAATTTATGTGGTACGTCAAAAATATCAGCTGGATCGCCCTTATAGGTTATTTTGCTGGGGTAGGGGTACTTTATTTAATAGGTTAA
- a CDS encoding right-handed parallel beta-helix repeat-containing protein, which produces MINSINNKFTRFHWLFFLIVLSASSICATPIDTPPQKTESYTLDPKAWHIVEGEVTDAVALKNRIQLEAAFQDAVAKQADTFKIGALDAYFDVVSVTHGRKRFDSWKEAITMPANFNLVMRADTHLRVQPNNSKRYALLSNGTHDNITITGGNLYGERNTHKYSGKSSDEWGHVLDLIGLENGVINGVTIKEGNGDGMVVREHNFTYAADHDKTRNIIITNCTFDNNRRNNLAITGGQDILVEKNTFLNAGQDTPTSKGTSPKAAIDVEPYKERSKKTGKLIHYEKAEGIVIRNNIEKNSRWQGFVVATGRDVLIEKNTMESSINFGYSDHIIIRKNTIINPGMGGVGMTLGEDGERVFENEVYDNVVKNFKQAISVRGSGHKIHNNKFTNFTTGLRIYDLRNTSIYNNTFFSELPDSNGLYIHVTTIDNSVLINNEFRSQKNPLHIFNLNFYGLKDGELNLESNVFMGNDAISIGNSNGINLTKNTFETGIRLVGTNNITIEDNEINAGAMDGIQIRQGNRNLSFTNNKIKSSKKCIDLRETPGDFRNSGNSCDK; this is translated from the coding sequence ATGATCAATTCCATAAATAACAAATTTACAAGATTCCATTGGCTTTTTTTTCTGATCGTTTTATCCGCTTCTTCTATCTGCGCAACACCAATAGATACACCTCCTCAAAAAACCGAAAGCTATACTCTGGACCCCAAAGCCTGGCATATTGTGGAAGGGGAAGTTACAGACGCTGTTGCCCTTAAAAACCGAATACAGTTGGAAGCTGCATTTCAAGATGCGGTAGCAAAGCAGGCAGATACCTTTAAAATAGGTGCTTTAGATGCATATTTTGACGTAGTGAGCGTCACGCATGGCAGGAAACGTTTTGATTCCTGGAAGGAAGCGATCACTATGCCAGCCAATTTTAACCTTGTTATGCGTGCCGATACGCATTTACGTGTTCAGCCAAATAATAGCAAGCGGTACGCGCTTCTCAGTAATGGAACCCACGACAATATAACCATAACCGGCGGCAATCTTTATGGAGAACGTAACACGCACAAATACTCTGGCAAAAGCAGCGACGAGTGGGGACACGTGTTAGACTTGATAGGCCTTGAGAATGGCGTGATCAACGGAGTTACGATAAAAGAGGGAAATGGTGATGGTATGGTCGTACGCGAACACAACTTTACCTACGCGGCAGATCATGACAAAACGAGAAATATCATTATCACTAACTGTACTTTTGACAATAACCGCCGAAATAACCTTGCCATTACGGGCGGTCAAGATATTCTGGTAGAAAAAAACACGTTCCTCAATGCGGGCCAGGACACCCCAACTTCAAAAGGTACAAGCCCTAAAGCGGCAATTGATGTTGAACCTTATAAGGAACGAAGCAAAAAAACCGGTAAACTCATTCATTATGAAAAAGCCGAAGGAATAGTCATTAGAAACAATATTGAAAAAAACAGTAGATGGCAAGGCTTTGTGGTCGCCACGGGTAGGGACGTTTTAATTGAAAAAAATACGATGGAATCCTCTATTAATTTTGGCTATTCAGATCATATTATAATTAGAAAAAATACAATCATCAATCCGGGTATGGGTGGTGTGGGAATGACTCTGGGAGAAGATGGTGAACGCGTTTTTGAGAACGAAGTGTACGACAATGTAGTAAAGAATTTTAAACAGGCCATCAGCGTGCGAGGCAGTGGCCATAAAATCCATAATAACAAATTTACCAATTTCACAACCGGACTGCGCATTTACGATTTACGAAACACGAGCATATACAACAATACTTTTTTTAGCGAACTGCCAGACAGTAACGGGCTTTACATTCATGTAACCACTATTGATAATTCTGTTTTGATTAATAATGAGTTCCGTTCACAGAAAAATCCATTGCATATATTCAACCTGAATTTTTATGGTCTAAAAGATGGAGAATTAAATCTTGAATCCAACGTATTTATGGGTAATGACGCTATAAGCATAGGCAATTCCAACGGAATCAATCTTACTAAAAACACCTTTGAAACAGGAATTCGCCTGGTGGGAACCAATAATATCACGATTGAAGACAATGAGATCAATGCCGGCGCTATGGACGGAATTCAGATACGGCAGGGCAATAGGAACCTAAGCTTTACCAACAATAAAATAAAGAGCAGTAAAAAATGCATTGATCTTCGGGAAACGCCGGGAGATTTCCGCAATAGCGGCAATAGTTGCGATAAATAG